Genomic DNA from Chloroflexota bacterium:
GGCGTCGCCCAGCACCACCTCGACGTCGCCGCCAGCCTCGGCGATCAGCTTCGCCGCCTCCTCGGCGTGCCCGATGCTCGGGTCACGTTCGAGGTCGTTGACGATGACCTTCGCGCCTTCGCGGGCGTAGGCCATCGCGATGCCGCGCCCGATGCCGTGGCCGCTGCCGGTGATCAGCGCGACCTTCCCTTCGAGTCTCATGGTGCGTCCCTCTAGATCCGCGCGAACTTGATCAGCGAGTGGCAGCGCTCGTCCCAGGTCGTGTTCTTGAAGAAGGCCGAGAGCGCCGTCTTCGTGACCTCGCCGACGTACAGGTCGCCGCGCGAGTCCACCCACATCCCGTGCGGCGCGGAGAAGCCATCCAGCGCGCACGGATCCTTGCCGCCCCAGGTGGACAGGATGTTGCCGTCGATGTCGCGGACGGTCAGGCGGGATGGGCGGTCCTCCGGCAGCAGCTTGCCGGCCATGTTGGTGGTGCCCTTCTCCCAGCCCATCTCACCGATGTAGACGGTGCCGTCCGCGCCAATGCACAGGTCGCCGGGGCGGGTCACGTGGTCCCAGATGGTCAGCAGCTCGCCCGCGGGGCCGAAGATCTGGACGCGGTCGTTCTCGCGGTCGCAGATGAAGACGCGGCCGTCCGTGTGCACCCAGACCGAGTGGACGAGGTTGAACTGGCCGGGGCCGGTACCCGGCTCGCCCCAGGACTGCAACAGCTTGCCGTCCGCCGAGTAGCGGTGGACCCGCGCGTTGCCGTACCCATCCGAGACGTAGATCTCGCCGTTCGGGGCGACGGCCGCCCGGGTCGGGACGTTGAACGGCCCGGCCGCCCGCGCGATGGTCGTCAGGTTGCTCGGGGCCTTGGCGTTGTAGCCGGTGTCCGAGACCTGCCCGGGGACGCCGAGCGTCATCAGCACCTTGCCGTCGAGCGTGCACTTGCGGACCGTCTGGTCCGTCGCGTCCACCAGGAACACCTCGTCGTTGACGATGGTGATGCCGTGGGCGCGGGGGTAGAGCGTGGTGTCACCCCAGGTGTCGAGGAACTTGCCGTCGCGGTCATAGATGATGACCGGGTGCTCGCTGCGATTGAAGACGTAGACCCGGTCCTGCGAGTCGGTCGCCACGCCGGCCACGTCGCCGTGCGACCAGCCGGCCGGCAGTTGCTCCCAGCCCTCGACAACCTCGTAGCGGTACTTGCCGTCACCAACGATCATGGTTGTGTTCCTTCCGTCTGCCTAGTGCGCGACCGACCCATCCTCGCGGAACCAGCCGCGCGTCGTGTACGGCCGGTACGGGTGATCCTTCAGCTTCTCCTCGCGGATCTCCAGCCCGATGCCCGGGCGGTCCGGCACCACGACGTAGCCGCCATCGCGCACCAGCGGCGCTTCGAGGATGTCGTTCAGCCTGTCGGCGACGGGATACGCCTCCTGGAGGAAGTAGTTCGGGATCGCCGCGTCGAGCTGGACGTAGGTGGCCATGTTGATCGGGCTGCCCATCAGGTGCGGGAAGACGCCGATGAACGCCGACTCGGCCAGCGCCGCGATCTTCTTGACCTGGGTGAAGCCGCCCGCCAGCGACAGGTCCGGCCGGATCAGCGCGACCGCGCCGGTGTCGATGATCTCCTTGAACTGGTAGAGGTTGTACGAGCGCTCGCCGGCCGCGATCGGCACGTTGACGTGGGCAGCCACGTACTTGAGCGCGTCGGTGCTCTCCGGGGCCAGCGGATCTTCGATGTAGAGCAGCCGGTACGGCAGCACGGCGTTGCCGAAGACGACGATCTCGTGCTTCGAGAAGTTGCGGTGGATCTCCACGCCCAGGTCGATGCCGAAACCGACCGCCTCGCGGATCGCCTTGACGATGTCGATGGCCTCGGTGACCGTCTGCGAGGACGGCCGCTGCTCGAAGCCCTCGAACATCGGGATGGTGCGGAGCGAGGTGTAGCCCTGAGCCACGAAGTCGGCGGCCTGCCGGGCGCGCTCCTCCAGCGTGTTGCCGCCGACGTTGGCGAAGACCTTGACCTTGTCGCGGACCTTGCCGCCGAGCAGTTGATACACCGGCTTGTTCAGCGACTTGCCGAGGATGTCCCAGAGGGCGATGTCGATGGCGCTCATCGCGGCGCTGAGCACCGCGCCCTGGAAGTGGGTGTCTCGCGAGACCGTCTGGTAGTGGTGCTCGATCTTCGAGGCGTCCTTGCCGACGTAGTACTCGCTGAGGTCTTCGATGGCCTCCAGGACAAGGTCATGGTGTGCCCAGAGGCCGGCCTCGCCGGTCCCGATGATGCCCTCGTCGGTGTAGACGCGTACCAGCAGGCTTCTCTCGACGAGAATCGTCTTGATTCGCTCGATCTTCATTGAGCAATGCTCCCAGTCGTTGGGTGTGGCGTTGGGGTATCGCGTTGGCGTGTGGCGTTGGGGCGTCGCGGTTGGGGCGTCGCGGTTGGGGTGTCGCGATACGTGCGCCCGTGCTGCCGAGCGCGACGCGCACAGTCGCCGGGCTGGTTGCGCGTCAGCCGTGGCCCCCGTGCGGCCCCGGCTGTGGGCTGTGGGATACCTGCAGCAGGGGCAACGGTATGGTAGCCGCCCCGGCCTGACGGTGCGCGGCCGGATCGGGGATCTCCAGGATCTGTCGGTTGCGGGATGCCGCGTAGGCCAGCTCGATCAGCTGCGTGGTGCGGAGACCGTCCGCGCCGGGACAGCGGACCGGGCCACCTTCAAGTACGGCCCGCACGAAGTCCTGCACCAGCGGTCGGTGGGTCGCTGGCGAGCGCGGCGAGACCTCCAGCGTGTCCACGTCGTTGCCGAGCTGGAGCACGATGCTGGTCCCCTCCAGGTTCGGCACGCTGACCGAGCCTTCGGTGCCGAAGATGGTGATGCTGTCCTGCGGCGTGTAGCTGCAGCCGCTCTGATCGAGCGTCGCGACGACGCCGTTCGCGAACTCGACCGTGACGTTGGCCTGATCCTCGCTCTCGGTCCAGGTCTCGACGTGCCGCACGTTCGCCGAGACGCGACTGGCATCCCCGAACAGCCAGAAGAGCAGATCGACGCGGTGCGATCCCGCGTCGGTCAGCGCGCCGCCGCCAGCCTGCGCCACGACGCCGCGCCAGGCGGGCGCCGTCCCCGGGGCCGGGCGCTTCGGCACCGAGTAGCCGCGGCAGACCATCTGCGCCGAGGTGATCTTCCCCAGCCGATTCGAGCGCACAATCGCGCGCAGCATCTCCATGACCGGGTAGAAGCGGCGGTAGTAGGCCACCCCGAGGATCAGGCCGGCCTGCTCGGCCGCCTCCACCACCTCCAGTCCCTCGCGGGTCGTGATGGTGAGCGGCTTCTCGCAGAGGACGTGCTTGCCAGCCTTGATGGCGGCCAGGACATGCTGCGTGTGCAGGTGGTGCGGCGTGCAGACGAAGACGGCGGTGACGTTCGCGTCGGCGCACAGCTCCTCGACGCTGCCGTAGGCCCGCTCGATGCCGTACTGCTCGGCGTACGCTTCGGAGCGCGCGAGGTCGGTGCGAGCCACGGCGACCACGCGCGACTGCTCGAACGTAAACGCACTATCCGGCGGCGCTTTCGTCTCCGTGACGTTGCCGCCGCCCACGAATCCCCAGCGAACCTCGCTCATCGCGGCCATGC
This window encodes:
- a CDS encoding mandelate racemase/muconate lactonizing enzyme family protein, whose translation is MKIERIKTILVERSLLVRVYTDEGIIGTGEAGLWAHHDLVLEAIEDLSEYYVGKDASKIEHHYQTVSRDTHFQGAVLSAAMSAIDIALWDILGKSLNKPVYQLLGGKVRDKVKVFANVGGNTLEERARQAADFVAQGYTSLRTIPMFEGFEQRPSSQTVTEAIDIVKAIREAVGFGIDLGVEIHRNFSKHEIVVFGNAVLPYRLLYIEDPLAPESTDALKYVAAHVNVPIAAGERSYNLYQFKEIIDTGAVALIRPDLSLAGGFTQVKKIAALAESAFIGVFPHLMGSPINMATYVQLDAAIPNYFLQEAYPVADRLNDILEAPLVRDGGYVVVPDRPGIGLEIREEKLKDHPYRPYTTRGWFREDGSVAH
- a CDS encoding Gfo/Idh/MocA family oxidoreductase; the encoded protein is MSEVRWGFVGGGNVTETKAPPDSAFTFEQSRVVAVARTDLARSEAYAEQYGIERAYGSVEELCADANVTAVFVCTPHHLHTQHVLAAIKAGKHVLCEKPLTITTREGLEVVEAAEQAGLILGVAYYRRFYPVMEMLRAIVRSNRLGKITSAQMVCRGYSVPKRPAPGTAPAWRGVVAQAGGGALTDAGSHRVDLLFWLFGDASRVSANVRHVETWTESEDQANVTVEFANGVVATLDQSGCSYTPQDSITIFGTEGSVSVPNLEGTSIVLQLGNDVDTLEVSPRSPATHRPLVQDFVRAVLEGGPVRCPGADGLRTTQLIELAYAASRNRQILEIPDPAAHRQAGAATIPLPLLQVSHSPQPGPHGGHG